In a single window of the Flavobacteriales bacterium genome:
- a CDS encoding replication-associated recombination protein A encodes MSAVSKTVQSPESPLAERMRPANLDEYMGQSALVGPDGVLRKMIRSGNIASFILWGPPGVGKTTLAEIIAQQLDRPFYRLSAISAGVKDVREVIKKAGEGGMFNKGRPIVFIDEIHRFSKSQQDSLLGAVEKGVITLVGATTENPSFEVIPALLSRCQVYTLKPFTAEELRKLLDRAIKKDSWLRQHDVRLIEDEALLRISGGDARKLLNTLELVVVSAEGSTIEITNEFVLGQSQEKLAMYDKSGEQHYDIISAFIKSIRGSDPNAGVYWLARMIEGGEDLKFIARRLIILASEDIGNANPTALVIANSTFQAVSTIGYPESRIVLAQCVTYLASSPKSNAAYLAVGRAQEEVGKSGNLSVPLHLRNAPTSLMKDLDYGKGYKYSHDHSGNFAEQEFLPDELSGTAFYEPGDNTREQALRTFLQECWKNKYGY; translated from the coding sequence ATGAGTGCAGTATCAAAAACCGTGCAAAGTCCAGAGTCCCCACTGGCCGAAAGAATGCGTCCGGCCAACCTCGATGAATACATGGGTCAGTCGGCACTCGTAGGCCCAGACGGCGTTCTACGGAAAATGATACGCTCAGGCAACATTGCCAGTTTCATTTTGTGGGGTCCGCCGGGGGTCGGTAAAACCACCTTGGCCGAGATCATCGCTCAGCAGCTCGACCGACCATTTTACAGGTTAAGTGCCATTTCGGCAGGAGTTAAAGACGTACGCGAGGTGATCAAAAAAGCCGGTGAGGGCGGTATGTTCAACAAAGGACGCCCGATCGTATTCATCGACGAGATCCATCGGTTCAGTAAATCACAACAAGATTCGCTCCTTGGAGCAGTGGAAAAAGGAGTGATTACTCTGGTAGGTGCAACTACTGAAAACCCGAGCTTTGAAGTGATTCCCGCGCTCTTGTCGCGCTGTCAAGTATATACGTTAAAGCCGTTCACAGCCGAGGAACTCCGCAAACTTTTGGACAGAGCCATTAAAAAGGACTCTTGGCTAAGGCAGCACGATGTGCGTTTGATCGAAGATGAAGCCCTACTGAGAATATCAGGAGGTGATGCGCGAAAATTACTGAACACATTGGAGCTGGTGGTCGTTTCAGCCGAAGGAAGCACCATAGAGATAACCAATGAATTCGTTTTGGGCCAGAGCCAAGAAAAGCTCGCCATGTACGACAAGTCGGGAGAACAACACTACGATATCATCTCGGCATTCATCAAAAGCATTCGAGGATCGGACCCCAATGCCGGAGTTTATTGGCTGGCCCGAATGATTGAAGGGGGTGAGGACTTGAAGTTCATCGCTCGCCGATTAATCATTTTAGCGTCTGAAGACATCGGAAATGCGAATCCGACCGCTTTGGTGATCGCGAATAGCACCTTTCAGGCCGTGAGTACTATTGGATACCCGGAATCGCGAATCGTACTCGCTCAGTGCGTTACCTACCTAGCGAGTTCTCCGAAGAGCAATGCAGCGTATCTGGCCGTAGGCCGTGCTCAAGAAGAAGTAGGAAAAAGCGGCAACCTGTCGGTCCCTCTTCATTTACGGAATGCTCCCACTAGTTTAATGAAGGATCTCGATTACGGTAAGGGATACAAATATAGTCACGATCATTCCGGGAACTTTGCCGAGCAGGAGTTCCTTCCGGACGAACTGAGCGGTACCGCCTTTTACGAGCCCGGCGACAATACCAGAGAACAAGCGCTCCGTACATTTCTGCAGGAGTGCTGGAAGAACAAATACGGTTACTGA